Within Pseudomonas cichorii, the genomic segment TACACGCTGGTGGATGAGTCTTTCATGGCCGTGCAATCGGCCACCGAGAACTGGCAGGCAACGCTGGGAGCGCGCGAGGTAGTGATTCGTGCCGGCGATGGCCTGGCCGGCCAGGAGCCGGATTCTCTGGATGTGGTGCTCTGCAACCCGCCCTTCCACCAGCAGCAGGTGGTCGGTGATTTCCTGGCCTGGCGCATGTTCCTTCAGGCGCGGGCTTCACTGGTGGTCGGTGGCGCGCTGTATATCGTCGGCAATCGCCATCTGGGCTATCACAGCAAACTGGCACGACTGTTTCGCGGCGTGGAACAGGTCGCCGCAACGCCCAAGTTCGTGATTCTCAAAGCCCGTAAATAAACCTCAAAAAAAACCCTCCGCAAGGAGGGTCATGAAGCCGTGTCCACAAAACACGGGATGGGAATCAAACGCTGGGTGATCAGTGGGTGGTCAAGCCCGCTGCATTCATGAACATGCGCATCAGGCTGGCCACGATGAACAGCGCAAAGACGCTGCCTGCCCAGATGCCGACCAGCCAGGCCAGCCGCTGCCAGAGCGGCTTGCTCAGCGCCGGGTCCTTGTCGTGCATGGAGTTCTTGCCAGACATCGCCAATCTCCTCTAGTGATAACCGTCTTCAGCAGTCACCTTCCCGCGAAACACGTAATAGCTCCAGAAGGTGTACCCCAGAATGAACGGGATGATGAACAGCGTGCCCACCAGCATGAAGCCCTGACTCTGAGGCGGAGCAGCAGCCTGCCAGATGGAAACCGACGGCGGAATGATATTGGGCCACAAGCTGATCCCAAGGCCGCTGTAGCCCAGAAAGATCAGCAGCAGCGTCAGCAGGAACGGCGTGTAATGGGCATTGCGGGCCACTGCCTTGAACAGACCGTACAGGGTGACCAGCACCAGAATCGGCACGGGCATGAACCAGAACAGGTTTGGCAGGCTGAACCAGCGCTGAGCGATGTCCGGGTGAGCCAGCGGCGTCCAGAGACTGACAATACCGATGACCGCCAGCGTCGCCAGCGCCAGGGGACGTGCCAGATCGTGCATCGCCGTCTGCAACGGCCCTTCGGTCTTCATGATCAGCCAGGTGCAGCCCAGCAACGCATAAGCGACGATCAGGGCCAGGCCACAGAACATCGGGAACGGCGCCAGCCAGTCCAGCGAACCACCGGCGAACTCGCGGTTGACCACCGGAATGCCTTCGATGAAAGCCCCCAGCGCCACGCCCTGGAAGAAGGTCGCAACCAGTGAGCCGCCAATGAACGCCTTGTCCCACAGGTGACGCTTCTCTTCCGTGGCCTTGAAGCGGAACTCGAAAGCCACGCCGCGAAAGATCAGCCCCATCAGCATGAAGATCAGCGGCAGATAGAGTGCCGACAGCACCACCGCATAGGCCATGGGGAAAGCACCGAACAACGCTGCACCGCCCAGAACCAGCCAGGTTTCATTGCCGTCCCAGACTGGAGCGACGGTGTTCATCATCACGTCGCGGTCGGAGCTGTCTTTCATGAACGGGAAGAGAATCCCGATGCCCAGGTCAAAACCGTCCATCACCACATACATCATGATGCCGAAGATGATGATGACCGCCCAGATCAGTGGAAGATCGATGCCCATGACTCAGTTCCCCTTGCTCAGGCTGTCGAGGTTGTCGCCGTCTTCGGAGCCTTCTTCGGCAGCGGAGAGCGGACGGGCTGGTGTGCGTTTCTGGCCGGGACCGCCGGTCGGTGTATGTTCGACGTGTTTCTTCGGTCCTTTGCGCACCAGACGCAACATGTAACTGAGGCCGGCGCCAAACAGCAGGAAGTAGACGACCACGAACAGCACCAGGGTGATGCTCATTTGTGTGACGCTGTGGCCGGACGAAGCATCCGCCGTGCGCATCAGGCCGTAGACGACCCAGGGCTGACGACCGATTTCCGTGGTGAACCAGCCCGCCAGGATCGCGATCAGACCCGAGGGCCCCATCCACAACGCCAGATAGAGGAAAGCACGGTTGCTATAAAGCGCATCACGCTTGCGCAGCCAGAGGCTCCACAACCCGGTAAAGATCATCAGGAAACCCAGGCCGACCATGATCCGGAACGACCAGAACACAATGGTCGAATTAGGCCGGTCTTCAGGCTTGAACTCCTTGAGCGCCGGGACTTGCTTGTCCAGGCTGTGGGTCAGGATCAGACTGCCCAGATAGGGGATTTCCACAGCATATTTAGTCCGTTCTTCCTTCATGTCGGGCCAGCCGAACAGGATCAGAGGCGTCGGCTCGTCACCGATGTTTTCCCAGTGACCTTCAATGGCGGCGATTTTTGCCGGCTGATGCTTGAGCGTGTTCAAACCATGGAAGTCACCGACAACGGCCTGCAGTGGCGCGACCAGCAACGCCATCCACATGGCCATCGACAGCATCGTGCGGATCTGCGGTGTATCGCGGCCACGCAACAAGTGCCAGGCCGCCGAAGAACCGACGAAGAAAGCGGTCGCCACAAAGGCGGCAATCGACATGTGCGCCAGGCGATACGGGAAGGACGGGTTGAAGACCACTGCGAACCAGTCGGTGGGGATCACGCGA encodes:
- a CDS encoding DUF2474 domain-containing protein — its product is MSGKNSMHDKDPALSKPLWQRLAWLVGIWAGSVFALFIVASLMRMFMNAAGLTTH
- the cydB gene encoding cytochrome d ubiquinol oxidase subunit II, producing the protein MGIDLPLIWAVIIIFGIMMYVVMDGFDLGIGILFPFMKDSSDRDVMMNTVAPVWDGNETWLVLGGAALFGAFPMAYAVVLSALYLPLIFMLMGLIFRGVAFEFRFKATEEKRHLWDKAFIGGSLVATFFQGVALGAFIEGIPVVNREFAGGSLDWLAPFPMFCGLALIVAYALLGCTWLIMKTEGPLQTAMHDLARPLALATLAVIGIVSLWTPLAHPDIAQRWFSLPNLFWFMPVPILVLVTLYGLFKAVARNAHYTPFLLTLLLIFLGYSGLGISLWPNIIPPSVSIWQAAAPPQSQGFMLVGTLFIIPFILGYTFWSYYVFRGKVTAEDGYH
- a CDS encoding cytochrome ubiquinol oxidase subunit I encodes the protein MFGLEALDLARIQFAFTISFHILFPAITIGLASYLAVLEGLWLKTSNDVYRDLYHFWSKIFAVNFGMGVVSGLVMAYQFGTNWSRFSDFAGAVTGPLLTYEVLTAFFLEAGFLGVMLFGWNRVGRKLHFFSTVMVAIGTLISTFWILSSNSWMQTPQGFEIIDGRVIPTDWFAVVFNPSFPYRLAHMSIAAFVATAFFVGSSAAWHLLRGRDTPQIRTMLSMAMWMALLVAPLQAVVGDFHGLNTLKHQPAKIAAIEGHWENIGDEPTPLILFGWPDMKEERTKYAVEIPYLGSLILTHSLDKQVPALKEFKPEDRPNSTIVFWSFRIMVGLGFLMIFTGLWSLWLRKRDALYSNRAFLYLALWMGPSGLIAILAGWFTTEIGRQPWVVYGLMRTADASSGHSVTQMSITLVLFVVVYFLLFGAGLSYMLRLVRKGPKKHVEHTPTGGPGQKRTPARPLSAAEEGSEDGDNLDSLSKGN